Proteins encoded together in one Styela clava chromosome 12, kaStyClav1.hap1.2, whole genome shotgun sequence window:
- the LOC120330230 gene encoding tubulin-specific chaperone E-like has product MTSILISRAPETIIPDVRSPSRLRWTMGAEGVIYVGQRVSVGEYFGTVRYVGPVPTTKGDWVGIEWDDTSRGKHNGTKDGVSYFTCESDTGGSFVRPHKLSTGISLSQALVERYASYNCKDGTAPGEELYFEDPETAQKTRVEAIGMEQVQKVFKDLKNLTMVGLRFENISHPGDENFLLNQAPNIQDLDLSKNLFHEWESIAKICHQLKMLQQLNVSGNIMQIPQQPDMLMDSFASLHTLILNSCSLKWSDVVSCLGLWPNIVELYLDKNKIKEISRPENGMFARLKVLGLATNPIQDWKNVLSLSNLSGLEELILNECELHEAQLTGKDFVGLKQICLSGNKFDKMEVFNQLNNLKNLEKMMFRKNPVLLEETADTMREIIVAKIARLKMLNRSIVDTIERQGAEMDYLKKNGRYWRESGGNQNPEKNNPSPEFTQNHPRYMELVKEHGACDDAEFFVKSTALKSNLLDVIIAFPDTPDIKPLKKKLPRSMTVAALKMMIFRITKFPIKMQSLEYVSQQNSEHVVSMAKDNESLHFISMESGDMIKVLKKWSDVDFEI; this is encoded by the coding sequence ATGACCTCTATTTTAATCTCGAGGGCGCCAGAGACAATCATTCCTGATGTCAGGTCGCCTTCCAGACTGAGGTGGACAATGGGTGCCGAGGGAGTAATTTACGTGGGGCAGCGCGTTTCCGTGGGAGAATATTTTGGAACTGTACGCTATGTAGGGCCAGTACCCACTACTAAGGGTGACTGGGTTGGTATTGAATGGGACGATACGTCCAGGGGTAAGCACAATGGGACAAAAGATGGCGTGAGTTATTTCACCTGTGAATCGGACACTGGTGGTTCGTTTGTGAGACCCCATAAGTTGTCAACTGGAATTTCATTATCTCAAGCTCTTGTGGAAAGATATGCAAGCTATAACTGTAAAGATGGTACTGCCCCAGGAGAGGAACTTTACTTTGAAGACCCAGAAACAGCTCAAAAAACAAGAGTGGAAGCCATTGGAATGGAACAAGTACAAAAAGTATTCAAAGACTTGAAAAATCTTACCATGGTTGGATTgcgatttgaaaatatttcgcaTCCCGGAGAcgaaaattttttgttgaacCAAGCACCCAATATTCAGGACTTGGATCTAtcaaaaaatctttttcatGAGTGGGAAAGCATCGCAAAAATTTGCCACCAATTGAAAATGCTTCAACAGTTAAATGTGAGTGGGAATATCATGCAAATTCCGCAACAACCCGATATGCTAATGGACAGTTTTGCTTCGTTACATACACTCATTTTGAACAGCTGCTCCCTCAAGTGGTCAGATGTTGTTTCATGCTTGGGATTGTGGCCCAATATTGTCGAATTATATCtcgacaaaaataaaatcaaggaAATAAGCAGACCAGAGAACGGCATGTTTGCTCGGCTAAAAGTTCTGGGCCTCGCTACGAATCCAATTCAGGATTGGAAGAATGTTCTGAGTCTTTCCAACCTTTCAGGGTTGGAAGAGCTGATTTTGAATGAATGCGAACTCCATGAAGCACAATTGACAGGAAAAGATTTTGTGGGGCTGAAACAAATTTGCTTATCTGGAAATAAGTTCGATAAAATGGAGGTTTTTAATCAATTGAACAACTTGAAAAATCTGGAAAAAATGATGTTTCGAAAAAACCCTGTTTTATTGGAAGAAACAGCGGACACAATGCGTGAAATCATTGTAGCGAAAATCGCTCGTTTGAAAATGCTGAATCGGAGTATAGTGGACACAATCGAACGTCAAGGCGCGGAAATggattatttaaaaaagaacgGGAGGTACTGGAGAGAAAGTGGGGGGAATCAAAACCCTGAAAAAAATAACCCGTCGCCAGAATTCACCCAAAACCACCCCAGGTATATGGAACTAGTGAAAGAGCATGGCGCTTGCGATGATGCCGAGTTTTTTGTCAAATCAACTGCATTAAAGAGTAACTTACTGGATGTTATCATTGCCTTTCCAGACACACCGGATATAAAACCACTGAAGAAAAAACTTCCACGATCTATGACCGTAGCAGCGTTGAAAATGATGATATTTCGGATAACGAAGTTTCCGATTAAAATGCAAAGCCTTGAGTACGTTAGTCAACAGAACTCTGAGCACGTAGTATCTATGGCCAAAGATAATGAGAGCCTGCATTTTATCTCTATGGAATCTGGCGATATGatcaaagttttgaaaaaatggtCGGACGTTGACtttgaaatttag
- the LOC120330249 gene encoding NADH dehydrogenase [ubiquinone] 1 beta subcomplex subunit 3-like, which produces MGIGWNDIPKEYKPSWRTWKVEGTSYEPIQKRLAKIGLKDPWLRNEVWAEYAIRSRPPVTLYTLAKRGWLSGLIVAGVIIFMETKLVD; this is translated from the exons ATGGGCATCGGCTGGAACGATATCCCGAAAGAATACAAACCTAGTTGGAG GACATGGAAAGTGGAAGGCACAAGTTACGAACCGATACAAAAGAGATTGGCAAAGATTGGTCTCAAGGATCCTTGGCTTAGGAATGAAGTTTGGGCAGAATATGCTATCAGAAGTAGACCACCAGTTACATTATATACT tTGGCAAAGCGAGGATGGCTGAGTGGACTCATAGTGGCCGGTGTCATTATATTCATGGAAACGAAACTAGTTgattaa
- the LOC120330238 gene encoding 26S proteasome regulatory subunit 7, producing the protein MPDYLGDDQRRVRDDENKDEKPIQALDEGDIALLKTYGQGPYAKQIKQVEDDIIAITKRVNELTGIKESDTGLAPPALWDLAADKQTLHSEQPLQVARCTKIIDADTDNAKYIINVKQFAKFVVDLGDQVAPTDIEEGMRVGVDRNKYQIHIPLPPKIDPTVTMMQVEEKPDVTYSDVGGCKEQIQKLREVVETPLLHPERFVTLGIDPPKGVLLFGPPGTGKTLCARAVANRTDACFIRVIGSELVQKYVGEGARMVRELFEMARTKKACLIFFDEIDAIGGARFDDGAGGDNEVQRTMLELINQLDGFDPRGNIKVLMATNRPDTLDPALMRPGRMDRKVEFGLPDLEGRTHIFKIHARSMSVERDIRYELLARLCPNSTGAEIRSVCTEAGMYAIRARRKVATEKDFLEAVNKVIKSYAKFSSTPRYMTYN; encoded by the coding sequence atgccAGACTATTTGGGAGATGACCAACGCAGAGTCCGTGACGATGAAAATAAGGACGAGAAACCGATCCAAGCTCTGGATGAAGGAGATATCGCACTCCTGAAGACGTACGGACAGGGTCCGTATGCGAAGCAAATCAAACAAGTTGAAGATGACATCATAGCGATTACGAAACGTGTTAATGAGCTCACAGGAATTAAAGAATCGGATACTGGACTCGCCCCACCGGCTTTGTGGGATCTTGCCGCGGATAAACAAACGTTGCATAGTGAACAACCATTGCAAGTAGCCCGATGTACGAAAATTATTGATGCTGACACAGATAACGCCAAGTATATCATCAATGTGAAGCAATTTGCGAAGTTCGTCGTAGACCTTGGAGATCAAGTCGCTCCAACCGATATAGAAGAAGGCATGAGAGTGGGGGTAGATAGAAATAAATACCAAATTCATATCCCGTTACCCCCTAAAATAGACCCCACTGTTACCATGATGCAGGTTGAAGAAAAACCAGATGTAACATATTCGGATGTCGGAGGCTGCAAAGAGCAAATTCAGAAGTTACGTGAAGTAGTGGAAACTCCCTTGTTGCACCCTGAACGTTTCGTTACACTTGGAATAGATCCTCCAAAGGGGGTTCTTCTTTTTGGACCCCCAGGAACAGGGAAAACGCTCTGCGCGAGAGCAGTTGCTAATCGTACGGATGCCTGTTTTATTCGTGTTATTGGTTCCGAGTTGGTACAGAAGTATGTCGGGGAAGGAGCCAGAATGGTTcgtgaattatttgaaatggCTCGTACTAAGAAAGCATGTTTAATTTTCTTTGATGAAATTGATGCCATAGGTGGCGCTAGATTCGACGACGGAGCTGGCGGGGATAATGAAGTTCAACGTACAATGTTGGAGCTCATCAACCAATTGGATGGATTTGACCCGCGTGGAAATATCAAGGTACTAATGGCAACGAATCGGCCTGACACTTTAGACCCAGCGCTGATGCGTCCAGGTAGAATGGACAGAAAAGTAGAATTTGGGTTGCCAGATCTTGAAGGCAGAACCCACATTTTTAAAATCCATGCACGGAGTATGAGTGTCGAGCGTGACATTCGATACGAGCTTTTGGCTCGTTTGTGCCCAAACAGCACTGGCGCTGAAATTCGCAGCGTTTGCACTGAGGCTGGAATGTACGCTATTCGTGCTCGAAGAAAAGTTGCAACGGAAAAAGATTTTCTGGAAGCTGTCAACAAAGTGATCAAGTCATACGCAAAGTTCAGCTCAACACCAAGATATATGACCTATAACTAA